The following coding sequences are from one Lipingzhangella halophila window:
- a CDS encoding alpha-1,4-glucan--maltose-1-phosphate maltosyltransferase, producing MIGRLPILDVSPVTDHGTAKAVTGETVPVRATVLREGHDAPCVGAVLHAPDGRRHGLWEMHLLAPGTDRYGTDITLPHEGCWTFAVEAWADPFADWQRAAEIKIALDQDTELVLEEGARLLDRAARRVPRRPDLARAAAVLRDRSVPATERLARATAPDVLAHLAEAPLRDLVTRTGRFPLTVHRRRALVGAWYEFFPRSEGAVLDGPDGRQRSGTLGTAAKRLPAIADMGFDVVYLPPIHPIGFSHRKGPNNTPTTGATDTAPAGPGSVWAIGSHEGGHDAVHPDLGSIEDFDNFVAEARDHGIEVALDLALQCSPDHPWVREHPEWFRVRADGSIAHAENPPKKYQDIYPLDFDTDPEGIYAEVRRVVRYWMSHGVRIFRVDNPHTKPVELWERLLGDIAATDPDVVFLAEAFTRPAMLHTLAKVGFHQSYTYFTWRNTKEEIETYLRELTRDSAAYLRPNLFANTPDILTEFLQRGGRPAFEIRAILASLLSPAWGIYAGFELCENAAAAPGSEEYLDSEKYQYRPRDWDAAEATELTITPLLRTLNSFRRAHPALQELRNLQFHSVDHPEMVCFSKRLAKAAENGRDDTVLVVVNLDPHRTHEATVHLDMPALGVAAGETCTVTDILSGETHRWGKTNYVRLSPDFQTAHIFTVTRDEATP from the coding sequence TTGATCGGACGCCTTCCTATTCTCGACGTGTCTCCCGTTACCGACCACGGCACGGCAAAAGCCGTCACCGGCGAGACCGTTCCTGTTCGGGCAACCGTGCTCCGCGAGGGGCACGACGCCCCATGCGTCGGCGCCGTCCTGCACGCCCCCGACGGCCGCCGCCACGGCCTGTGGGAGATGCACCTGCTCGCCCCCGGAACCGACCGCTACGGCACCGACATCACCCTCCCCCACGAGGGGTGCTGGACCTTCGCTGTTGAGGCGTGGGCCGACCCCTTCGCCGACTGGCAGCGCGCCGCTGAGATCAAGATCGCGCTGGACCAGGACACCGAGCTGGTCCTGGAGGAGGGCGCACGCCTGCTCGACCGGGCGGCGCGCCGCGTGCCCCGCCGCCCGGACCTGGCGCGGGCCGCCGCCGTGCTGCGCGACCGCTCGGTGCCCGCCACCGAACGCCTGGCCCGCGCCACCGCCCCCGACGTCCTCGCCCACCTCGCCGAGGCGCCCCTACGCGACCTCGTCACACGCACCGGCCGGTTCCCCCTCACGGTGCACCGCAGGCGCGCCCTGGTCGGAGCGTGGTACGAGTTCTTCCCCCGCTCCGAAGGGGCGGTCCTCGACGGCCCCGACGGCCGGCAGCGTTCGGGCACGCTCGGCACCGCCGCCAAGCGGCTGCCAGCCATCGCCGACATGGGGTTCGACGTCGTCTACCTGCCGCCGATCCACCCGATCGGGTTCTCCCATCGCAAGGGCCCCAACAACACCCCGACCACGGGAGCCACCGACACCGCGCCCGCCGGCCCCGGATCCGTGTGGGCGATCGGCTCGCACGAGGGCGGTCATGACGCGGTCCATCCCGACCTCGGCAGCATCGAGGACTTCGACAACTTCGTCGCCGAGGCGCGCGACCACGGCATCGAGGTCGCGCTGGACCTGGCGTTGCAGTGCTCGCCGGACCACCCCTGGGTGCGTGAGCACCCGGAGTGGTTCCGCGTCCGCGCCGACGGCTCGATCGCGCACGCCGAGAACCCGCCAAAGAAGTACCAGGACATCTACCCGCTCGACTTCGACACCGACCCCGAGGGCATCTACGCCGAGGTCCGGCGGGTGGTGCGGTACTGGATGTCGCACGGTGTGCGCATCTTCCGTGTCGACAACCCGCACACCAAGCCGGTGGAGCTCTGGGAACGGCTCCTCGGCGACATCGCGGCCACCGACCCCGACGTGGTCTTCCTCGCCGAGGCGTTCACCCGCCCCGCCATGCTGCACACCCTGGCCAAGGTCGGGTTCCACCAGTCCTACACCTACTTCACCTGGCGCAACACCAAGGAGGAGATCGAGACCTACCTGCGGGAGCTCACCCGGGACTCCGCCGCCTACCTGCGCCCCAACCTCTTCGCCAACACGCCCGACATCCTCACCGAGTTCCTGCAGCGCGGTGGGCGCCCCGCATTCGAGATCCGCGCGATACTCGCCTCGTTGCTCTCCCCGGCATGGGGCATTTACGCCGGATTCGAGCTCTGCGAGAACGCGGCGGCCGCCCCCGGAAGCGAGGAATACCTCGACTCGGAGAAATACCAGTACAGACCCCGGGACTGGGACGCGGCCGAGGCAACCGAATTGACGATCACTCCGCTACTGCGCACGCTAAACTCGTTCCGGCGCGCCCATCCTGCCTTGCAGGAACTGCGAAACCTGCAGTTCCACAGTGTGGACCATCCCGAAATGGTCTGTTTTTCCAAACGTTTGGCCAAGGCAGCGGAAAACGGTCGCGACGACACCGTCCTGGTCGTCGTGAACCTTGACCCGCACCGGACACACGAGGCAACGGTGCATCTCGACATGCCTGCTCTTGGAGTCGCCGCCGGCGAAACGTGCACCGTTACCGACATCCTGTCGGGCGAGACACACCGCTGGGGAAAGACGAACTATGTCCGCCTCTCCCCGGATTTCCAGACCGCGCACATATTCACAGTCACCCGCGACGAAGCGACCCCATAA
- the treS gene encoding maltose alpha-D-glucosyltransferase, translating into MPAPETNPASTAAVPDTFTHEKPRDPYWYKHAVFYEVLVRGFHDSNGDGTGDLRGLIEKLDYLSWIGIDCIWLLPIYESPLRDGGYDISDYMKILPEFGQIADFVELVEQAHQRGLRVIADLVMNHTSDQHPWFRASRADPEGPYGDFYVWSCTTERYSDARIIFVDTENSNWTYDEVRGQYYWHRFFSHQPDLNFENPAVQEAILEVLRFWLDLGIDGFRLDAVPYLYEREGTSCENLKETHEFLKRIRSEVDRLYPDRVLLSEANQWPADVVDYFGDFETGGDECHMNFHFPLMPRMFMAVRREQRYPISEILAQTPRIPRNCQWAIFLRNHDELTLEMVTDEERDYMYAEYAKDPRMRANVGIRRRLAPLLDNDKNQIELFTALLLSLPGSPVLYYGDEIGMGDNIWLGDRDAVRTPMQWTSDRNAGFSRCDPARLYLPLVLDPIYGYQALNVEAQRDNPGSILNWTRKMIHIRKRHPVFGTGDFTELHASNPSVFAFVREYGDDRMLCVNNLSRFPQPVELDLRRFEGVTPIECVGGVRFPAIGELPYLLTLSGHGFYWFQLPPVDETEGPAKDDRTQTTTPSRPAAVPPRRVQRAVSHAGA; encoded by the coding sequence ATGCCGGCGCCAGAGACCAATCCCGCGTCCACCGCGGCCGTGCCCGACACATTCACCCACGAGAAACCCCGTGACCCGTACTGGTACAAACACGCGGTCTTCTACGAGGTACTGGTCCGCGGTTTCCACGACTCGAACGGAGACGGGACCGGAGACCTTCGCGGGCTCATCGAGAAGCTCGACTACCTCTCGTGGATCGGCATCGACTGCATCTGGCTGCTGCCGATCTACGAGTCGCCCCTGCGCGACGGTGGCTACGACATCTCCGACTACATGAAGATCCTGCCCGAGTTCGGGCAGATCGCCGACTTCGTGGAGCTCGTGGAGCAGGCGCACCAACGCGGGCTCCGGGTGATCGCCGACCTGGTCATGAACCACACCAGCGACCAGCACCCGTGGTTCCGGGCCTCACGGGCGGATCCCGAAGGCCCCTACGGCGACTTCTACGTCTGGTCGTGCACCACCGAGCGCTACAGCGACGCCCGCATCATCTTCGTCGACACCGAGAACTCCAACTGGACCTATGACGAGGTGCGCGGCCAGTACTACTGGCACCGGTTCTTCTCACACCAGCCCGACCTCAACTTCGAGAACCCCGCAGTGCAGGAGGCGATCCTGGAGGTCCTCCGTTTCTGGCTGGACCTGGGGATCGACGGCTTCCGGCTGGACGCCGTGCCGTACCTGTACGAGCGCGAAGGCACCAGCTGCGAGAACCTCAAGGAGACCCACGAGTTCCTGAAGCGCATCCGTTCCGAGGTCGACCGCCTCTACCCCGACCGGGTGCTGCTCAGCGAGGCCAACCAGTGGCCGGCTGATGTCGTCGACTACTTCGGTGACTTCGAGACCGGCGGCGACGAGTGCCACATGAACTTCCACTTCCCGCTGATGCCGCGGATGTTCATGGCGGTCCGCCGCGAGCAGCGGTATCCGATCTCGGAGATCCTCGCCCAGACCCCGCGCATCCCGCGCAACTGCCAGTGGGCGATCTTCCTGCGCAACCACGACGAGCTGACCCTGGAGATGGTCACCGACGAGGAGCGCGACTACATGTACGCCGAGTACGCCAAGGACCCGCGGATGCGTGCCAACGTCGGTATCCGGCGGCGCCTCGCGCCTCTGCTCGACAACGACAAGAACCAGATCGAGCTGTTCACCGCACTCCTGCTCTCCCTGCCCGGCTCCCCCGTTCTCTACTACGGCGACGAGATCGGCATGGGCGACAACATCTGGCTGGGCGACCGCGACGCCGTCCGCACCCCGATGCAGTGGACCTCCGACCGCAACGCGGGCTTCTCGCGGTGCGACCCCGCCCGCCTCTACCTTCCGCTCGTCCTGGACCCGATCTACGGCTACCAGGCCCTCAACGTCGAGGCGCAGCGCGACAACCCCGGTTCGATCCTGAACTGGACCCGCAAGATGATCCACATCCGCAAGCGCCACCCGGTCTTCGGCACCGGCGACTTCACCGAACTGCACGCCAGCAACCCCAGCGTGTTCGCGTTCGTCCGGGAGTACGGCGACGACCGGATGCTGTGCGTCAACAACCTCTCGCGGTTTCCCCAGCCAGTTGAGCTGGACCTGCGGCGCTTCGAGGGGGTCACGCCGATCGAGTGCGTGGGAGGCGTGCGCTTCCCCGCGATCGGTGAGCTCCCGTACCTGCTCACCCTGTCCGGTCACGGCTTCTACTGGTTCCAGTTGCCGCCTGTGGACGAGACGGAGGGGCCGGCCAAGGACGACCGGACCCAGACCACCACACCATCCCGCCCGGCGGCCGTGCCTCCACGCCGCGTCCAGCGCGCCGTCAGCCATGCGGGGGCCTGA
- a CDS encoding maltokinase N-terminal cap-like domain-containing protein, giving the protein MTQLEELLATWIPRQRWFAGKGAPIETVAVEAEHQIVTGDPALRLLVVRVRQHDLSSRYQVLLGMCAEGGLRADLTHAVIGVCALPGLGSAHTVYDAAHDPELTALLLDHIAQGKGGRLRFHAVPGSVVRTGLRSLVLNGEQSNTSVVYGEEYVLKIFRRLWPGHNPDLELNAALAGSAFVSPPHGWIETDLGDDEGHAVPTTLAMLQEYLRSATDGWVLAATSVRDLYDAPGTPPGAAGGDFAGEAERLGSATAAVHRHLAQDLPTDVLSSRALQEVARSMEERLRRAVAEVPQLKPYAGALRSAFEAFAEVDDPLPVQRVHGDYHLGQVVRTDTGWVLLDFEGEPGAPIDERQRLSSPLRDVAGMLRSFDYAARYQLVGNAHEDELAPVARDWARHNRDAFCAGYANGGGVDPEKHQAVLRAFEYDKAVYEVLYEARNRPTWLRIPLDSIAALAT; this is encoded by the coding sequence ATGACCCAGCTTGAGGAGCTACTCGCCACCTGGATCCCGCGGCAGCGGTGGTTCGCCGGAAAAGGGGCACCGATCGAGACGGTGGCGGTCGAGGCCGAGCACCAGATCGTCACCGGCGATCCCGCGCTGCGGCTGCTGGTCGTGCGGGTCCGCCAGCACGACCTCTCGTCCCGGTACCAGGTTCTCCTCGGCATGTGTGCCGAGGGCGGGCTCCGCGCGGACCTCACCCACGCCGTGATCGGAGTGTGCGCGCTGCCCGGGCTCGGCTCCGCGCACACGGTCTACGACGCCGCCCACGACCCGGAGCTGACGGCACTGCTGCTCGACCACATCGCCCAGGGGAAGGGCGGCAGGCTCCGTTTCCACGCCGTACCGGGGTCCGTGGTGCGTACCGGCCTGCGCAGCCTGGTCCTCAACGGAGAGCAGTCGAACACCTCCGTCGTCTACGGCGAGGAGTACGTGCTCAAGATCTTCCGCCGGCTGTGGCCGGGCCACAACCCCGACCTGGAACTGAACGCCGCCCTGGCGGGCTCGGCGTTCGTGTCGCCGCCGCACGGCTGGATCGAGACCGACCTCGGCGACGACGAGGGGCACGCGGTCCCCACCACCCTGGCGATGCTGCAGGAGTACCTGCGCAGCGCCACGGACGGCTGGGTACTGGCGGCGACCAGCGTCCGCGACCTGTACGACGCGCCGGGTACCCCTCCGGGGGCGGCCGGCGGCGACTTCGCGGGCGAGGCCGAGCGGCTCGGCTCCGCCACGGCGGCGGTCCACCGCCACCTGGCCCAGGACCTGCCCACCGACGTGCTGTCGTCCCGGGCGCTCCAGGAGGTCGCCCGGTCGATGGAGGAGCGGCTGCGCCGCGCCGTCGCCGAGGTACCGCAGCTCAAACCGTACGCCGGGGCCCTGCGGTCCGCTTTCGAGGCGTTCGCCGAGGTCGACGACCCGCTGCCGGTGCAGCGGGTGCACGGCGACTACCACCTCGGCCAGGTGGTGCGCACCGACACCGGGTGGGTGCTGCTGGACTTCGAGGGCGAACCGGGCGCTCCCATCGACGAACGGCAGCGCCTGTCCAGCCCACTGCGCGACGTGGCCGGGATGCTGCGCTCGTTCGACTACGCCGCCCGGTACCAGCTCGTCGGCAACGCCCACGAGGACGAGCTGGCGCCGGTGGCGCGCGACTGGGCCCGGCACAACCGCGACGCGTTCTGCGCGGGCTACGCCAACGGAGGCGGCGTCGACCCGGAGAAACACCAGGCCGTACTGCGTGCCTTCGAGTACGACAAGGCCGTCTACGAGGTCCTCTACGAAGCGCGCAACCGGCCCACCTGGCTGCGCATCCCGTTGGACTCCATCGCGGCACTGGCGACCTGA
- the glgB gene encoding 1,4-alpha-glucan branching protein GlgB, with amino-acid sequence MNPPDNAPAPAATAATSLTREIDRLVAGEHHDPHAVLGAHPGADGLTLRALHPTATSVHAVLPDGQRVELDHIHKGVFATTLAHPEPGAPDYRLAVHYPDAGEITMDDPYRHPPTLGELDLHLIGEGRHEELWRALGAHTRGPARGTATGTSFAVWAPGARGVRLVGDFNHWDGRAHPMRSLGATGVWELFVPGVGDGAQYKYRILGRDGVWRDKADPLAFAAQVPPDTASLVYTSNYQWRDDAWLSERKTRDWTTEPMSVYEVHLGSWRPGLGYRELATQLVDYVREMGFTHVEFLPVAEHPFGGSWGYQVTSYFAPTARFGSPDDFRHLVDELHQADIGVLLDWVPAHFPKDEWALAWFDGSPTYEHPDPRRGEHPDWDTLIFDYGRTEVRNFLIASALYWLEEFHIDGLRVDAVASMIYLDYSREGGDWAPNAEGGRENQDALGLLKELNATAYRRNPGITMVAEESTAWPGVSRPTEHDGLGFGFKWNMGWMHDTLEYLKRDPVHRQYHHNEVTFAMVYAYSENYVLPLSHDEVVHGKGSLLNKMPGDEWRRFAGLRALLGFMWAHPGKQLLFMGSEFGHGDEWSHEGGVQWWLLDHAYHVGVRSLVANLNRVYRDTPALWSLDSDPAGFTWLDGGDAQGNTLSFLRHGDDGSVLACLVNFSPEPHRDHRVGLPATGTWHEVLNTDAGAYNGSGYGTRTRVRATTTPWNGQPASGLVTFPPLATVWLKRG; translated from the coding sequence GTGAACCCACCCGACAACGCACCCGCCCCGGCCGCCACCGCGGCCACCTCCCTCACCCGCGAGATCGACCGACTCGTCGCCGGTGAGCACCACGATCCGCACGCTGTCCTCGGTGCCCACCCCGGCGCAGACGGGCTGACCCTGCGCGCGCTGCACCCGACGGCGACCTCGGTACACGCGGTGCTGCCCGACGGGCAGCGCGTCGAGCTGGACCACATTCACAAGGGAGTGTTCGCGACGACACTCGCCCACCCCGAGCCCGGCGCGCCCGACTACCGGCTCGCCGTGCACTACCCCGACGCCGGCGAGATCACGATGGACGACCCCTACCGGCACCCGCCCACCCTCGGCGAACTCGACCTGCACCTCATCGGCGAGGGCCGCCACGAGGAGCTGTGGCGGGCCCTCGGAGCGCACACCCGCGGCCCGGCCAGGGGCACCGCGACCGGCACGTCCTTCGCCGTGTGGGCGCCGGGCGCGCGCGGGGTGCGCCTCGTCGGCGACTTCAACCACTGGGACGGTAGGGCGCACCCCATGCGCTCGCTCGGCGCTACCGGCGTCTGGGAGCTGTTCGTCCCGGGCGTCGGAGACGGTGCGCAGTACAAGTACCGGATCCTCGGACGCGACGGCGTGTGGCGCGACAAGGCCGACCCGCTGGCCTTCGCCGCCCAGGTGCCGCCGGACACCGCCTCCCTCGTGTACACCTCGAACTACCAGTGGCGCGACGACGCCTGGCTGTCCGAACGCAAGACCCGGGACTGGACCACCGAGCCGATGAGTGTCTACGAGGTCCACCTGGGATCCTGGCGACCGGGGCTGGGCTACCGCGAGCTGGCCACCCAGTTGGTCGACTACGTGCGCGAGATGGGGTTCACCCACGTCGAGTTCCTGCCGGTGGCCGAGCACCCCTTCGGCGGCTCGTGGGGCTACCAGGTCACCTCCTACTTCGCGCCCACGGCCCGGTTCGGCTCGCCCGACGACTTCCGGCACCTCGTCGACGAGCTGCACCAGGCGGACATCGGCGTGCTGCTCGACTGGGTGCCCGCGCACTTCCCGAAGGACGAGTGGGCCCTCGCGTGGTTCGACGGCTCGCCCACCTACGAGCACCCCGACCCGCGGCGCGGGGAACACCCCGACTGGGACACACTGATCTTCGACTACGGCCGGACCGAGGTACGCAACTTCCTCATCGCCAGCGCGCTGTACTGGCTGGAGGAGTTCCACATCGACGGCCTGCGGGTCGACGCCGTGGCGTCGATGATCTACCTGGACTACTCCCGCGAGGGAGGCGACTGGGCGCCTAACGCCGAAGGAGGGCGGGAGAACCAGGACGCCCTGGGGCTGCTCAAAGAGCTGAACGCGACCGCGTACCGGCGCAACCCGGGCATCACCATGGTCGCCGAGGAGTCCACGGCCTGGCCCGGGGTTTCCCGCCCCACCGAGCACGACGGGCTCGGGTTCGGCTTCAAATGGAACATGGGGTGGATGCACGACACCCTGGAGTACCTCAAGCGCGACCCGGTCCACCGGCAGTACCACCACAACGAAGTCACGTTCGCGATGGTGTACGCCTACAGCGAGAACTACGTGCTCCCGCTGTCCCACGACGAGGTCGTGCACGGCAAAGGGTCGCTGCTGAACAAGATGCCCGGCGACGAGTGGCGCCGGTTCGCGGGGCTGCGGGCCCTCCTCGGCTTCATGTGGGCGCACCCCGGCAAGCAGTTGCTGTTCATGGGAAGCGAGTTCGGGCACGGCGACGAGTGGTCGCACGAGGGCGGGGTGCAGTGGTGGCTGCTGGACCACGCCTACCACGTCGGGGTGCGGTCGCTGGTCGCCAACCTCAACCGGGTGTACCGCGACACCCCCGCGCTCTGGTCCCTCGACTCCGACCCGGCCGGGTTCACCTGGCTCGACGGTGGCGACGCCCAGGGCAACACGCTGTCGTTCCTGCGCCACGGCGACGACGGTTCCGTCCTGGCCTGCCTGGTCAACTTCTCCCCCGAACCGCACCGCGACCACCGGGTGGGGCTGCCCGCCACCGGCACCTGGCACGAGGTCCTCAACACCGACGCCGGGGCCTACAACGGAAGCGGATACGGCACCCGCACGCGGGTCAGGGCCACCACCACACCGTGGAACGGACAGCCGGCCTCGGGACTGGTGACCTTCCCACCACTGGCCACCGTGTGGCTGAAGCGGGGGTGA
- a CDS encoding serine/threonine-protein kinase produces the protein MPESAPLTDDDPAEIGGYRLLGRLGAGGQGTVYLAEPAQGGDRVAVKSLSAEALDDSRVRQRFVREAEAARQVASFCTAAVLAADFDAESPYIVSEYVEGRSLSQRIRQDGPMAAGDLGRLAVATATALVAIHEAGIVHRDFKPGNVLFGDGGARVIDFGIAQITEGAGTLTNSTIGTPAFMAPEQIAHGNATPASDMFAWGAVMAFAATGASPFDGGTVPNVLHNVLHTDPDLRALPDELRPLVAAALAKDPAVRPAAVDVLMTLLGRQGRPTDAAGLNQAMHEARTAVLDDTGASTVANGPPTGTMTPATDASDPRRQGKRPPRWLLGAGAVVAVIALLGAGALLSSVLRPGGTPNGAESPGTRDGAESPGTQDGAESPGGNGRENPASEEDTDDPSSDRSEDAASADYRFSEEEAGAWEGVADSGNVFEVHIEAGAQTAALEALDNDTCSAEIRLLESTEDGYRANIPLSGGLEPNRCVDNTEFWPIIDEAELTVDGDTMTIGFFEEDEESEPRSTLELSRTG, from the coding sequence ATGCCTGAATCCGCGCCCCTGACCGACGACGACCCGGCCGAGATCGGCGGATACCGGCTGCTCGGCCGCCTCGGGGCGGGTGGCCAGGGAACCGTCTACCTCGCAGAACCGGCCCAGGGCGGGGACCGCGTCGCCGTCAAGAGCCTCAGCGCTGAGGCCCTGGACGATTCCCGAGTGCGGCAGCGGTTCGTGCGTGAGGCGGAAGCGGCTCGGCAGGTCGCGTCGTTCTGTACCGCGGCGGTGCTGGCGGCCGACTTTGACGCGGAATCGCCCTACATTGTCAGTGAGTATGTCGAGGGCCGGTCGCTGTCCCAGCGCATCCGCCAGGACGGGCCGATGGCGGCCGGAGATCTTGGCCGCCTGGCGGTGGCCACGGCCACGGCGCTGGTGGCGATCCATGAGGCCGGTATCGTGCATCGCGATTTCAAGCCCGGCAACGTCCTTTTCGGTGACGGCGGGGCGCGGGTGATCGACTTCGGGATCGCCCAGATCACCGAAGGCGCGGGCACTTTGACCAATTCCACGATCGGAACGCCGGCGTTCATGGCGCCCGAGCAGATCGCCCATGGCAATGCCACGCCCGCCTCCGACATGTTCGCCTGGGGCGCGGTCATGGCCTTCGCGGCCACCGGTGCTTCGCCGTTCGACGGTGGCACGGTTCCCAACGTGCTGCACAACGTGTTGCACACCGACCCCGACCTGAGGGCGCTTCCCGACGAGCTGCGTCCGCTGGTCGCGGCGGCCCTGGCCAAGGACCCCGCCGTGCGCCCCGCTGCGGTGGACGTGCTGATGACGCTGTTGGGCCGCCAGGGCCGCCCCACCGACGCCGCCGGCCTCAACCAGGCAATGCACGAGGCCCGCACCGCTGTACTCGACGACACCGGCGCGTCCACCGTCGCCAATGGGCCGCCCACGGGCACCATGACGCCCGCCACAGACGCCTCCGACCCGCGCAGGCAAGGCAAACGCCCGCCACGCTGGCTCCTGGGCGCCGGCGCCGTGGTAGCCGTTATCGCCCTTCTGGGGGCGGGCGCGCTGCTAAGTAGCGTCCTGCGGCCAGGCGGTACCCCAAACGGTGCAGAAAGTCCAGGCACCCGGGACGGTGCAGAAAGTCCAGGCACCCAGGACGGTGCAGAAAGTCCAGGCGGCAACGGCCGCGAGAACCCGGCCTCGGAAGAGGATACCGACGACCCGTCCTCGGACCGCAGCGAGGATGCCGCCTCTGCGGACTATCGGTTCTCCGAGGAGGAAGCCGGGGCATGGGAAGGTGTCGCCGACTCCGGGAACGTCTTCGAGGTGCACATCGAGGCCGGGGCGCAAACCGCCGCCCTCGAAGCCCTCGACAACGACACATGCTCGGCCGAAATCAGGCTGCTCGAAAGCACCGAAGACGGCTACCGGGCCAACATCCCGCTCAGCGGTGGGCTCGAGCCCAATCGCTGCGTGGACAACACAGAGTTCTGGCCCATCATCGACGAGGCAGAGCTGACCGTCGACGGGGACACCATGACCATCGGCTTCTTCGAAGAGGACGAGGAATCCGAACCCAGGTCGACACTCGAGCTCTCCCGAACCGGTTGA
- a CDS encoding serine/threonine-protein kinase, translating to MPAPFPLKDDDPAEIRGLRLLGRLGAGGQGTVYLAEPVRGGARVALKCLSSEALEDPRVRQRFVREAEAARQVASFCTAAVLAADFDAESPYIVSEYVEGRSLSQRIRQDGPMAAGDLGRLAVATATALVAIHEAGIVHRDFKPGNVLFGDGGARVIDFGIAQITEGAGTLTNSTIGTPAFMAPEQIAHGNATPASDMFAWGAVMAFAATGASPFDGGTVPNVLHNVLHTDPDLRALPDELRPLVAAALAKDPAVRPAAVDVLMTLLGRQGRPTDAAGLNQAIREAHTAVVDGGGGAPTAGYGPPTRTTAPGAVPSSRPKRSRRWLIGVGAVLAAVALLGAGMLLDDVLAPNAGDGANEGAESGDEGDGGDGGDGGDGGDNGSLAEGVAFSEEEAGSWEGTSDSGIPFEAETEAGKPAAPLDAPEDDSCSTDIRLIESTEDGYRANISFSGREETPFRCVSNDTHMEWSTEVDLAVEGNAMTIDFYQENSLTGERMNVESTLVLSRIG from the coding sequence ATGCCCGCCCCTTTCCCCCTGAAGGATGACGACCCGGCCGAGATCAGGGGACTTCGCCTGCTCGGCCGTCTGGGAGCGGGTGGTCAGGGAACGGTGTACCTCGCGGAGCCGGTGCGGGGCGGGGCCCGCGTCGCCCTCAAGTGCCTGAGTTCCGAAGCACTGGAGGACCCGCGCGTGCGGCAGCGGTTCGTGCGTGAGGCGGAAGCGGCTCGGCAGGTCGCGTCGTTCTGTACCGCGGCGGTGCTGGCGGCCGACTTTGACGCGGAATCGCCCTACATTGTCAGTGAGTATGTCGAGGGCCGGTCGCTGTCCCAGCGCATCCGCCAGGACGGGCCGATGGCGGCCGGAGATCTTGGCCGCCTGGCGGTGGCCACGGCCACGGCGCTGGTGGCGATCCATGAGGCCGGTATCGTGCATCGCGATTTCAAGCCCGGCAACGTCCTTTTCGGTGACGGCGGGGCGCGGGTGATCGACTTCGGGATCGCCCAGATCACCGAAGGCGCGGGCACTTTGACCAATTCCACGATCGGAACGCCGGCGTTCATGGCGCCCGAGCAGATCGCCCATGGCAATGCCACGCCCGCCTCCGACATGTTCGCCTGGGGCGCGGTCATGGCCTTCGCGGCCACCGGTGCTTCGCCGTTCGACGGTGGCACGGTTCCCAACGTGCTGCACAACGTGTTGCACACCGACCCCGACCTGAGGGCGCTTCCCGACGAGCTGCGTCCGCTGGTCGCGGCGGCCCTGGCCAAGGACCCCGCCGTGCGCCCCGCTGCGGTGGACGTGCTGATGACGCTGTTGGGCCGCCAGGGCCGCCCCACCGACGCCGCCGGCCTCAACCAGGCGATACGTGAGGCGCACACCGCCGTGGTCGACGGTGGGGGTGGAGCCCCAACCGCGGGGTACGGGCCGCCCACGCGGACCACAGCTCCGGGCGCGGTTCCCTCCAGTCGACCGAAACGGTCGCGCCGCTGGCTCATCGGTGTCGGCGCGGTGCTGGCCGCCGTCGCGCTTCTGGGGGCGGGCATGCTACTCGACGACGTCCTGGCGCCGAACGCGGGCGATGGCGCCAACGAAGGTGCGGAAAGCGGGGACGAAGGAGACGGGGGAGACGGAGGGGACGGAGGGGACGGAGGGGACAACGGGAGCCTCGCGGAGGGCGTCGCGTTCTCCGAGGAGGAGGCCGGATCATGGGAGGGCACCTCCGACTCCGGCATCCCTTTCGAGGCGGAAACCGAGGCCGGGAAACCAGCCGCCCCCCTCGACGCACCCGAGGACGACTCCTGTTCCACCGATATCAGGCTGATCGAAAGCACCGAAGACGGCTACCGGGCCAACATCTCGTTCAGCGGAAGGGAAGAGACCCCCTTCCGCTGCGTGAGCAACGATACTCACATGGAGTGGAGCACTGAGGTGGATCTGGCTGTCGAAGGCAACGCCATGACCATCGACTTCTACCAGGAGAACTCGCTGACTGGAGAGAGGATGAACGTCGAGTCCACACTCGTGCTCTCGCGAATCGGCTGA